One part of the Stigmatopora argus isolate UIUO_Sarg chromosome 8, RoL_Sarg_1.0, whole genome shotgun sequence genome encodes these proteins:
- the paics gene encoding bifunctional phosphoribosylaminoimidazole carboxylase/phosphoribosylaminoimidazole succinocarboxamide synthetase isoform X5 yields the protein MEVGTHTRGVYTSLVPEGGQPGVEESRHWTDVEVLALLCVWADQRVRDSLKSTLHNKYIFQEISSKLERTFGVVRNWKQCRTKYKNLKYDYKVAKSNTSSPGKYMKFFHEVEAILLDRGLDEVLLGMKKKFYDKEKPTAALESEVVIEIDHCDLFIPPTGTDLPPVDHLNVVTMSDAGRNWSDHEVRALIQVWSDERVRRQLESSTRKRDVFTQISNRLMQQGIERDWKQCHTKAMGSSVESGQIAMLEGDTYAAMDLEDRNCRSESVSPIHLGGTPQEDQGLITGRSLYLGQWYPPDPFLEQTESGPTHGDTLSTGKGRKRKADDAASHLTPVKKIVENVNIKQEETHIPIIEVHSVCSLANQDPETKFCSSSKRNMASKQELNIGKKLNEGKTKQIFEIVDQPGLVLVQSKDQITAGNAVRKDQMEGKAAIANKTTSCVFGLLQESGIKTAFVRQHSDTAFVGAHCEMIPIEWVCRRVATGSFLKRNPGVKEGYRFSPLKMEIFFKDDANNDPQWSEEQLLEAKFCLAGLAIGRCEVDIMNRSTVAIFEILEKAWATQNCTLVDMKIEFGVNIKTQEIVLADVIDNDSWRLWPAGDRSQQKDKQVYRDLKEVTPEAMQMVKRNFEWVSERVKLLLESKSSGRVVVLMGSTSDLAHSEKIKKACTSYGIPCVLRVTSAHKGPDETLRIKAEYEGDGIPTVFVAVAGRSNGLGPVMSGNTAYPVINCPPITPDWGSQDVWSSLRLPSGLGCSTILSPDAAAQFAAQIFGLTNHLVWCKLRASMLNTWVGLKVADKKLQACTL from the exons ATGGAGGTGGGGACTCATACGAGAGGCGTCTACACCTCCTTGGTTCCAGAAG GAGGTCAACCTGGTGTGGAAGAAAGCCGCCATTGGACCGACGTGGAGGTCCTCGCGTTGCTGTGCGTCTGGGCTGACCAACGTGTCCGGGACAGCCTCAAGAGTACGCTACACAACAAGTACATCTTCCAGGAAATTTCCAGCAAGTTAGAACGCACCTTTGGCGTGGTGCGCAACTGGAAACAGTGCCGCACTAAATACAAGAACCTCAAATACGACTACAAGGTGGCCAAGAGCAACACCAGCAGTCCGGGGAAGTACATGAAGTTTTTTCACGAGGTGGAGGCCATTCTGCTGGACCGTGGGCTGGATGAGGTTTTGCTTGGGATGAAGAAGAAGTTTTATGACAAGGAGAAGCCGACAGCCGCTTTGGAGAGTGAGGTTGTCATCGAGATTGACCATTGTGA TTTATTTATTCCTCCGACAGGTACGGATCTGCCCCCCGTGGACCACCTCAACGTGGTCACGATGTCGGACGCGGGCCGAAACTGGAGCGACCACGAGGTACGAGCTCTTATCCAAGTGTGGTCCGACGAGCGGGTTCGCCGGCAGCTGGAGAGCTCCACCAGAAAGCGGGACGTTTTCACACAGATTTCCAACCGGCTGATGCAGCAAGGCATCGAACGCGACTGGAAGCAGTGTCACACCAA GGCTATGGGCTCGAGCGTTGAATCCGGCCAAATCGCAATGCTGGAGGGCGACACGTACGCCGCGATGGATCTCGAGGACAGAAATTGTCGGTCCGAGTCGGTTTCGCCGATACACCTTGGAGGGACGCCACAAGAAGATCAAGGACTGATAACAGGAAGAAGTCTCTACTTGGGCCAGTGGTACCCACCGGACCCTTTTTTAG AGCAAACTGAAAGCGGACCAACACACGGCGACACTTTGTCGACTGGCAAAGGGAGGAAAAGGAAGGCGGACGACGCAG CAAGTCACCTGACACCAGTGAAAAAAATTGTGGAAAATGTGAATATCAAACAAGAAGAAACTCACATTCCGATAATTGAAGTCCATTCGGTCTGCTCCTTGGCCAACCAAGATCCGGAGACAAAG TTTTGCAGCTCGTCGAAGAGAAACATGGCTTCCAAACAAG AGCTTAACATCGGGAAGAAACTGAACGAGGGCAAAACCAAGCAGATCTTCGAGATCGTGGATCAGCCCGGACTGGTTCTGGTGCAGTCCAAAGACCAGATCACCGCCGGGAATGCAGTGAGGAAAGACCAGATGGAGGGCAAAGCGGCCATCGCCAATAAAACGACGAGCTGCGTGTTTGGACTCTTGCAGGAATCTG GTATCAAGACGGCTTTTGTAAGGCAGCATTCGGACACGGCGTTTGTGGGGGCGCACTGCGAGATGATTCCCATCGAATGGGTGTGCCGCCGGGTTGCCACCGGGTCCTTTCTAAAGAGGAACCCAGGAGTGAAGGAGGGTTACCGCTTCTCCCCACTCAAGATGGAGATTTTCTTCAAA GATGATGCCAACAATGACCCTCAATGGTCGGAGGAGCAGCTGCTGGAGGCCAAGTTCTGCCTGGCCGGTCTGGCCATCGGACGCTGCGAGGTGGACATCATGAACCGAAGCACCGTGGCCATCTTTGAAATCCTGGAGAAGGCCTGGGCCACGCAGAATTGCACGCTGGTTGACATGAAG ATTGAGTTTGGGGTGAACATAAAGACTCAGGAGATTGTCCTGGCCGATGTGATCGACAACGATTCGTGGCGGCTGTGGCCAGCTGGAGATAGGAGCCAGCAAAAAGATAAGCAG GTGTACCGAGACCTCAAAGAGGTGACCCCGGAGGCCATGCAAATGGTTAAAAGAAACTTTGAGTGGGTTTCTGAAAGGGTTAAG CTTCTGCTGGAGTCCAAGTCCAGTGGCAGAGTGGTGGTCCTGATGGGCTCCACTTCGGACTTGGCTCACTCCGAGAAGATCAAAAAGGCCTGCACTTCCTACGGGATTCCTTGCGTGCTGCGAGTCACCTCGGCGCACAAAGGCCCGGACGAGACGTTGCGCATTAAAGCGGAATACGAAG GTGACGGGATTCCAACCGTGTTCGTGGCGGTTGCCGGCCGTAGTAACGGCCTGGGCCCGGTGATGTCGGGTAACACCGCTTACCCGGTCATTAATTGCCCGCCGATCACACCTGACTGGGGCTCCCAGGATGTCTGGTCTTCACTCCGTCTGCCAAGTG gTTTGGGCTGTTCCACTATTCTTTCCCCCGACGCGGCCGCTCAGTTCGCGGCTCAAATTTTCGGGCTGACCAATCACCTGGTGTGGTGCAAGTTGAGGGCTTCCATGCTCAACACCTGGGTGGGCCTCAAGGTGGCTGACAAGAAGCTCCAGGCTTGCACTCTCTAA
- the paics gene encoding bifunctional phosphoribosylaminoimidazole carboxylase/phosphoribosylaminoimidazole succinocarboxamide synthetase isoform X4 — translation MEVGTHTRGVYTSLVPEGGQPGVEESRHWTDVEVLALLCVWADQRVRDSLKSTLHNKYIFQEISSKLERTFGVVRNWKQCRTKYKNLKYDYKVAKSNTSSPGKYMKFFHEVEAILLDRGLDEVLLGMKKKFYDKEKPTAALESEVVIEIDHCTDLPPVDHLNVVTMSDAGRNWSDHEISNRLMQQGIERDWKQCHTKYKNLMYLYRSLQKEKADDGDPKRLMRYYSEVDAIMNRRAMGSSVESGQIAMLEGDTYAAMDLEDRNCRSESVSPIHLGGTPQEDQGLITGRSLYLGQWYPPDPFLEQTESGPTHGDTLSTGKGRKRKADDAASHLTPVKKIVENVNIKQEETHIPIIEVHSVCSLANQDPETKFCSSSKRNMASKQELNIGKKLNEGKTKQIFEIVDQPGLVLVQSKDQITAGNAVRKDQMEGKAAIANKTTSCVFGLLQESGIKTAFVRQHSDTAFVGAHCEMIPIEWVCRRVATGSFLKRNPGVKEGYRFSPLKMEIFFKDDANNDPQWSEEQLLEAKFCLAGLAIGRCEVDIMNRSTVAIFEILEKAWATQNCTLVDMKIEFGVNIKTQEIVLADVIDNDSWRLWPAGDRSQQKDKQVYRDLKEVTPEAMQMVKRNFEWVSERVKLLLESKSSGRVVVLMGSTSDLAHSEKIKKACTSYGIPCVLRVTSAHKGPDETLRIKAEYEGDGIPTVFVAVAGRSNGLGPVMSGNTAYPVINCPPITPDWGSQDVWSSLRLPSGLGCSTILSPDAAAQFAAQIFGLTNHLVWCKLRASMLNTWVGLKVADKKLQACTL, via the exons ATGGAGGTGGGGACTCATACGAGAGGCGTCTACACCTCCTTGGTTCCAGAAG GAGGTCAACCTGGTGTGGAAGAAAGCCGCCATTGGACCGACGTGGAGGTCCTCGCGTTGCTGTGCGTCTGGGCTGACCAACGTGTCCGGGACAGCCTCAAGAGTACGCTACACAACAAGTACATCTTCCAGGAAATTTCCAGCAAGTTAGAACGCACCTTTGGCGTGGTGCGCAACTGGAAACAGTGCCGCACTAAATACAAGAACCTCAAATACGACTACAAGGTGGCCAAGAGCAACACCAGCAGTCCGGGGAAGTACATGAAGTTTTTTCACGAGGTGGAGGCCATTCTGCTGGACCGTGGGCTGGATGAGGTTTTGCTTGGGATGAAGAAGAAGTTTTATGACAAGGAGAAGCCGACAGCCGCTTTGGAGAGTGAGGTTGTCATCGAGATTGACCATT GTACGGATCTGCCCCCCGTGGACCACCTCAACGTGGTCACGATGTCGGACGCGGGCCGAAACTGGAGCGACCACGAG ATTTCCAACCGGCTGATGCAGCAAGGCATCGAACGCGACTGGAAGCAGTGTCACACCAAGTACAAAAACCTCATGTACCTGTACCGCTCGCTCCAGAAGGAAAAGGCGGACGACGGTGACCCTAAACGCCTCATGCGCTATTACAGCGAAGTGGATGCCATTATGAATCGCAGGGCTATGGGCTCGAGCGTTGAATCCGGCCAAATCGCAATGCTGGAGGGCGACACGTACGCCGCGATGGATCTCGAGGACAGAAATTGTCGGTCCGAGTCGGTTTCGCCGATACACCTTGGAGGGACGCCACAAGAAGATCAAGGACTGATAACAGGAAGAAGTCTCTACTTGGGCCAGTGGTACCCACCGGACCCTTTTTTAG AGCAAACTGAAAGCGGACCAACACACGGCGACACTTTGTCGACTGGCAAAGGGAGGAAAAGGAAGGCGGACGACGCAG CAAGTCACCTGACACCAGTGAAAAAAATTGTGGAAAATGTGAATATCAAACAAGAAGAAACTCACATTCCGATAATTGAAGTCCATTCGGTCTGCTCCTTGGCCAACCAAGATCCGGAGACAAAG TTTTGCAGCTCGTCGAAGAGAAACATGGCTTCCAAACAAG AGCTTAACATCGGGAAGAAACTGAACGAGGGCAAAACCAAGCAGATCTTCGAGATCGTGGATCAGCCCGGACTGGTTCTGGTGCAGTCCAAAGACCAGATCACCGCCGGGAATGCAGTGAGGAAAGACCAGATGGAGGGCAAAGCGGCCATCGCCAATAAAACGACGAGCTGCGTGTTTGGACTCTTGCAGGAATCTG GTATCAAGACGGCTTTTGTAAGGCAGCATTCGGACACGGCGTTTGTGGGGGCGCACTGCGAGATGATTCCCATCGAATGGGTGTGCCGCCGGGTTGCCACCGGGTCCTTTCTAAAGAGGAACCCAGGAGTGAAGGAGGGTTACCGCTTCTCCCCACTCAAGATGGAGATTTTCTTCAAA GATGATGCCAACAATGACCCTCAATGGTCGGAGGAGCAGCTGCTGGAGGCCAAGTTCTGCCTGGCCGGTCTGGCCATCGGACGCTGCGAGGTGGACATCATGAACCGAAGCACCGTGGCCATCTTTGAAATCCTGGAGAAGGCCTGGGCCACGCAGAATTGCACGCTGGTTGACATGAAG ATTGAGTTTGGGGTGAACATAAAGACTCAGGAGATTGTCCTGGCCGATGTGATCGACAACGATTCGTGGCGGCTGTGGCCAGCTGGAGATAGGAGCCAGCAAAAAGATAAGCAG GTGTACCGAGACCTCAAAGAGGTGACCCCGGAGGCCATGCAAATGGTTAAAAGAAACTTTGAGTGGGTTTCTGAAAGGGTTAAG CTTCTGCTGGAGTCCAAGTCCAGTGGCAGAGTGGTGGTCCTGATGGGCTCCACTTCGGACTTGGCTCACTCCGAGAAGATCAAAAAGGCCTGCACTTCCTACGGGATTCCTTGCGTGCTGCGAGTCACCTCGGCGCACAAAGGCCCGGACGAGACGTTGCGCATTAAAGCGGAATACGAAG GTGACGGGATTCCAACCGTGTTCGTGGCGGTTGCCGGCCGTAGTAACGGCCTGGGCCCGGTGATGTCGGGTAACACCGCTTACCCGGTCATTAATTGCCCGCCGATCACACCTGACTGGGGCTCCCAGGATGTCTGGTCTTCACTCCGTCTGCCAAGTG gTTTGGGCTGTTCCACTATTCTTTCCCCCGACGCGGCCGCTCAGTTCGCGGCTCAAATTTTCGGGCTGACCAATCACCTGGTGTGGTGCAAGTTGAGGGCTTCCATGCTCAACACCTGGGTGGGCCTCAAGGTGGCTGACAAGAAGCTCCAGGCTTGCACTCTCTAA
- the paics gene encoding bifunctional phosphoribosylaminoimidazole carboxylase/phosphoribosylaminoimidazole succinocarboxamide synthetase isoform X6 translates to MEVGTHTRGVYTSLVPEGGQPGVEESRHWTDVEVLALLCVWADQRVRDSLKSTLHNKYIFQEISSKLERTFGVVRNWKQCRTKYKNLKYDYKVAKSNTSSPGKYMKFFHEVEAILLDRGLDEVLLGMKKKFYDKEKPTAALESEVVIEIDHCDLFIPPTGTDLPPVDHLNVVTMSDAGRNWSDHEISNRLMQQGIERDWKQCHTKAMGSSVESGQIAMLEGDTYAAMDLEDRNCRSESVSPIHLGGTPQEDQGLITGRSLYLGQWYPPDPFLEQTESGPTHGDTLSTGKGRKRKADDAASHLTPVKKIVENVNIKQEETHIPIIEVHSVCSLANQDPETKFCSSSKRNMASKQELNIGKKLNEGKTKQIFEIVDQPGLVLVQSKDQITAGNAVRKDQMEGKAAIANKTTSCVFGLLQESGIKTAFVRQHSDTAFVGAHCEMIPIEWVCRRVATGSFLKRNPGVKEGYRFSPLKMEIFFKDDANNDPQWSEEQLLEAKFCLAGLAIGRCEVDIMNRSTVAIFEILEKAWATQNCTLVDMKIEFGVNIKTQEIVLADVIDNDSWRLWPAGDRSQQKDKQVYRDLKEVTPEAMQMVKRNFEWVSERVKLLLESKSSGRVVVLMGSTSDLAHSEKIKKACTSYGIPCVLRVTSAHKGPDETLRIKAEYEGDGIPTVFVAVAGRSNGLGPVMSGNTAYPVINCPPITPDWGSQDVWSSLRLPSGLGCSTILSPDAAAQFAAQIFGLTNHLVWCKLRASMLNTWVGLKVADKKLQACTL, encoded by the exons ATGGAGGTGGGGACTCATACGAGAGGCGTCTACACCTCCTTGGTTCCAGAAG GAGGTCAACCTGGTGTGGAAGAAAGCCGCCATTGGACCGACGTGGAGGTCCTCGCGTTGCTGTGCGTCTGGGCTGACCAACGTGTCCGGGACAGCCTCAAGAGTACGCTACACAACAAGTACATCTTCCAGGAAATTTCCAGCAAGTTAGAACGCACCTTTGGCGTGGTGCGCAACTGGAAACAGTGCCGCACTAAATACAAGAACCTCAAATACGACTACAAGGTGGCCAAGAGCAACACCAGCAGTCCGGGGAAGTACATGAAGTTTTTTCACGAGGTGGAGGCCATTCTGCTGGACCGTGGGCTGGATGAGGTTTTGCTTGGGATGAAGAAGAAGTTTTATGACAAGGAGAAGCCGACAGCCGCTTTGGAGAGTGAGGTTGTCATCGAGATTGACCATTGTGA TTTATTTATTCCTCCGACAGGTACGGATCTGCCCCCCGTGGACCACCTCAACGTGGTCACGATGTCGGACGCGGGCCGAAACTGGAGCGACCACGAG ATTTCCAACCGGCTGATGCAGCAAGGCATCGAACGCGACTGGAAGCAGTGTCACACCAA GGCTATGGGCTCGAGCGTTGAATCCGGCCAAATCGCAATGCTGGAGGGCGACACGTACGCCGCGATGGATCTCGAGGACAGAAATTGTCGGTCCGAGTCGGTTTCGCCGATACACCTTGGAGGGACGCCACAAGAAGATCAAGGACTGATAACAGGAAGAAGTCTCTACTTGGGCCAGTGGTACCCACCGGACCCTTTTTTAG AGCAAACTGAAAGCGGACCAACACACGGCGACACTTTGTCGACTGGCAAAGGGAGGAAAAGGAAGGCGGACGACGCAG CAAGTCACCTGACACCAGTGAAAAAAATTGTGGAAAATGTGAATATCAAACAAGAAGAAACTCACATTCCGATAATTGAAGTCCATTCGGTCTGCTCCTTGGCCAACCAAGATCCGGAGACAAAG TTTTGCAGCTCGTCGAAGAGAAACATGGCTTCCAAACAAG AGCTTAACATCGGGAAGAAACTGAACGAGGGCAAAACCAAGCAGATCTTCGAGATCGTGGATCAGCCCGGACTGGTTCTGGTGCAGTCCAAAGACCAGATCACCGCCGGGAATGCAGTGAGGAAAGACCAGATGGAGGGCAAAGCGGCCATCGCCAATAAAACGACGAGCTGCGTGTTTGGACTCTTGCAGGAATCTG GTATCAAGACGGCTTTTGTAAGGCAGCATTCGGACACGGCGTTTGTGGGGGCGCACTGCGAGATGATTCCCATCGAATGGGTGTGCCGCCGGGTTGCCACCGGGTCCTTTCTAAAGAGGAACCCAGGAGTGAAGGAGGGTTACCGCTTCTCCCCACTCAAGATGGAGATTTTCTTCAAA GATGATGCCAACAATGACCCTCAATGGTCGGAGGAGCAGCTGCTGGAGGCCAAGTTCTGCCTGGCCGGTCTGGCCATCGGACGCTGCGAGGTGGACATCATGAACCGAAGCACCGTGGCCATCTTTGAAATCCTGGAGAAGGCCTGGGCCACGCAGAATTGCACGCTGGTTGACATGAAG ATTGAGTTTGGGGTGAACATAAAGACTCAGGAGATTGTCCTGGCCGATGTGATCGACAACGATTCGTGGCGGCTGTGGCCAGCTGGAGATAGGAGCCAGCAAAAAGATAAGCAG GTGTACCGAGACCTCAAAGAGGTGACCCCGGAGGCCATGCAAATGGTTAAAAGAAACTTTGAGTGGGTTTCTGAAAGGGTTAAG CTTCTGCTGGAGTCCAAGTCCAGTGGCAGAGTGGTGGTCCTGATGGGCTCCACTTCGGACTTGGCTCACTCCGAGAAGATCAAAAAGGCCTGCACTTCCTACGGGATTCCTTGCGTGCTGCGAGTCACCTCGGCGCACAAAGGCCCGGACGAGACGTTGCGCATTAAAGCGGAATACGAAG GTGACGGGATTCCAACCGTGTTCGTGGCGGTTGCCGGCCGTAGTAACGGCCTGGGCCCGGTGATGTCGGGTAACACCGCTTACCCGGTCATTAATTGCCCGCCGATCACACCTGACTGGGGCTCCCAGGATGTCTGGTCTTCACTCCGTCTGCCAAGTG gTTTGGGCTGTTCCACTATTCTTTCCCCCGACGCGGCCGCTCAGTTCGCGGCTCAAATTTTCGGGCTGACCAATCACCTGGTGTGGTGCAAGTTGAGGGCTTCCATGCTCAACACCTGGGTGGGCCTCAAGGTGGCTGACAAGAAGCTCCAGGCTTGCACTCTCTAA
- the paics gene encoding bifunctional phosphoribosylaminoimidazole carboxylase/phosphoribosylaminoimidazole succinocarboxamide synthetase isoform X2, translated as MEVGTHTRGVYTSLVPEGGQPGVEESRHWTDVEVLALLCVWADQRVRDSLKSTLHNKYIFQEISSKLERTFGVVRNWKQCRTKYKNLKYDYKVAKSNTSSPGKYMKFFHEVEAILLDRGLDEVLLGMKKKFYDKEKPTAALESEVVIEIDHCTDLPPVDHLNVVTMSDAGRNWSDHEVRALIQVWSDERVRRQLESSTRKRDVFTQISNRLMQQGIERDWKQCHTKYKNLMYLYRSLQKEKADDGDPKRLMRYYSEVDAIMNRRAMGSSVESGQIAMLEGDTYAAMDLEDRNCRSESVSPIHLGGTPQEDQGLITGRSLYLGQWYPPDPFLEQTESGPTHGDTLSTGKGRKRKADDAASHLTPVKKIVENVNIKQEETHIPIIEVHSVCSLANQDPETKFCSSSKRNMASKQELNIGKKLNEGKTKQIFEIVDQPGLVLVQSKDQITAGNAVRKDQMEGKAAIANKTTSCVFGLLQESGIKTAFVRQHSDTAFVGAHCEMIPIEWVCRRVATGSFLKRNPGVKEGYRFSPLKMEIFFKDDANNDPQWSEEQLLEAKFCLAGLAIGRCEVDIMNRSTVAIFEILEKAWATQNCTLVDMKIEFGVNIKTQEIVLADVIDNDSWRLWPAGDRSQQKDKQVYRDLKEVTPEAMQMVKRNFEWVSERVKLLLESKSSGRVVVLMGSTSDLAHSEKIKKACTSYGIPCVLRVTSAHKGPDETLRIKAEYEGDGIPTVFVAVAGRSNGLGPVMSGNTAYPVINCPPITPDWGSQDVWSSLRLPSGLGCSTILSPDAAAQFAAQIFGLTNHLVWCKLRASMLNTWVGLKVADKKLQACTL; from the exons ATGGAGGTGGGGACTCATACGAGAGGCGTCTACACCTCCTTGGTTCCAGAAG GAGGTCAACCTGGTGTGGAAGAAAGCCGCCATTGGACCGACGTGGAGGTCCTCGCGTTGCTGTGCGTCTGGGCTGACCAACGTGTCCGGGACAGCCTCAAGAGTACGCTACACAACAAGTACATCTTCCAGGAAATTTCCAGCAAGTTAGAACGCACCTTTGGCGTGGTGCGCAACTGGAAACAGTGCCGCACTAAATACAAGAACCTCAAATACGACTACAAGGTGGCCAAGAGCAACACCAGCAGTCCGGGGAAGTACATGAAGTTTTTTCACGAGGTGGAGGCCATTCTGCTGGACCGTGGGCTGGATGAGGTTTTGCTTGGGATGAAGAAGAAGTTTTATGACAAGGAGAAGCCGACAGCCGCTTTGGAGAGTGAGGTTGTCATCGAGATTGACCATT GTACGGATCTGCCCCCCGTGGACCACCTCAACGTGGTCACGATGTCGGACGCGGGCCGAAACTGGAGCGACCACGAGGTACGAGCTCTTATCCAAGTGTGGTCCGACGAGCGGGTTCGCCGGCAGCTGGAGAGCTCCACCAGAAAGCGGGACGTTTTCACACAGATTTCCAACCGGCTGATGCAGCAAGGCATCGAACGCGACTGGAAGCAGTGTCACACCAAGTACAAAAACCTCATGTACCTGTACCGCTCGCTCCAGAAGGAAAAGGCGGACGACGGTGACCCTAAACGCCTCATGCGCTATTACAGCGAAGTGGATGCCATTATGAATCGCAGGGCTATGGGCTCGAGCGTTGAATCCGGCCAAATCGCAATGCTGGAGGGCGACACGTACGCCGCGATGGATCTCGAGGACAGAAATTGTCGGTCCGAGTCGGTTTCGCCGATACACCTTGGAGGGACGCCACAAGAAGATCAAGGACTGATAACAGGAAGAAGTCTCTACTTGGGCCAGTGGTACCCACCGGACCCTTTTTTAG AGCAAACTGAAAGCGGACCAACACACGGCGACACTTTGTCGACTGGCAAAGGGAGGAAAAGGAAGGCGGACGACGCAG CAAGTCACCTGACACCAGTGAAAAAAATTGTGGAAAATGTGAATATCAAACAAGAAGAAACTCACATTCCGATAATTGAAGTCCATTCGGTCTGCTCCTTGGCCAACCAAGATCCGGAGACAAAG TTTTGCAGCTCGTCGAAGAGAAACATGGCTTCCAAACAAG AGCTTAACATCGGGAAGAAACTGAACGAGGGCAAAACCAAGCAGATCTTCGAGATCGTGGATCAGCCCGGACTGGTTCTGGTGCAGTCCAAAGACCAGATCACCGCCGGGAATGCAGTGAGGAAAGACCAGATGGAGGGCAAAGCGGCCATCGCCAATAAAACGACGAGCTGCGTGTTTGGACTCTTGCAGGAATCTG GTATCAAGACGGCTTTTGTAAGGCAGCATTCGGACACGGCGTTTGTGGGGGCGCACTGCGAGATGATTCCCATCGAATGGGTGTGCCGCCGGGTTGCCACCGGGTCCTTTCTAAAGAGGAACCCAGGAGTGAAGGAGGGTTACCGCTTCTCCCCACTCAAGATGGAGATTTTCTTCAAA GATGATGCCAACAATGACCCTCAATGGTCGGAGGAGCAGCTGCTGGAGGCCAAGTTCTGCCTGGCCGGTCTGGCCATCGGACGCTGCGAGGTGGACATCATGAACCGAAGCACCGTGGCCATCTTTGAAATCCTGGAGAAGGCCTGGGCCACGCAGAATTGCACGCTGGTTGACATGAAG ATTGAGTTTGGGGTGAACATAAAGACTCAGGAGATTGTCCTGGCCGATGTGATCGACAACGATTCGTGGCGGCTGTGGCCAGCTGGAGATAGGAGCCAGCAAAAAGATAAGCAG GTGTACCGAGACCTCAAAGAGGTGACCCCGGAGGCCATGCAAATGGTTAAAAGAAACTTTGAGTGGGTTTCTGAAAGGGTTAAG CTTCTGCTGGAGTCCAAGTCCAGTGGCAGAGTGGTGGTCCTGATGGGCTCCACTTCGGACTTGGCTCACTCCGAGAAGATCAAAAAGGCCTGCACTTCCTACGGGATTCCTTGCGTGCTGCGAGTCACCTCGGCGCACAAAGGCCCGGACGAGACGTTGCGCATTAAAGCGGAATACGAAG GTGACGGGATTCCAACCGTGTTCGTGGCGGTTGCCGGCCGTAGTAACGGCCTGGGCCCGGTGATGTCGGGTAACACCGCTTACCCGGTCATTAATTGCCCGCCGATCACACCTGACTGGGGCTCCCAGGATGTCTGGTCTTCACTCCGTCTGCCAAGTG gTTTGGGCTGTTCCACTATTCTTTCCCCCGACGCGGCCGCTCAGTTCGCGGCTCAAATTTTCGGGCTGACCAATCACCTGGTGTGGTGCAAGTTGAGGGCTTCCATGCTCAACACCTGGGTGGGCCTCAAGGTGGCTGACAAGAAGCTCCAGGCTTGCACTCTCTAA